From the genome of Streptomyces sp. NBC_01260, one region includes:
- a CDS encoding MBL fold metallo-hydrolase: MTTDNTVDPIDFTRNAPVTGSLDVRWNHGARSKADGAEPLLQVHAYDEHTFVLRQSKTVNYEAPFIYLLLGNERALLLDTGATADPARFPLRATVDELVDAWLCEHPRPGYELVVAHTHGHGDHVAADAQFADRPRTTVVARELEAVQEFFGFTSWPRETIDFDLGGRVLEVIGSPGHHRAAVTIHDPWTGVLLTGDTVYPGRLYAFDFAEFTATLERLVDFTQTRPVTHVLGCHIELTARPGVDFPLGARYQPDERELQMTVNQLVAVRDAAHAVADRPGVHTFDDFIIFNGPCAGAQLRLAARGLVHKAHRALSGAFRR, from the coding sequence ATGACCACTGACAACACGGTCGACCCGATCGACTTCACCCGCAACGCACCGGTGACCGGCAGCCTCGACGTGCGCTGGAACCACGGCGCGCGCTCCAAGGCCGACGGCGCCGAGCCGCTCCTTCAAGTGCACGCCTACGACGAGCACACCTTCGTCCTGCGCCAGAGCAAGACCGTCAACTACGAGGCGCCCTTCATCTACCTGCTCCTCGGCAACGAGCGGGCTTTGCTGCTGGACACCGGGGCCACCGCCGACCCGGCCCGCTTCCCGCTGCGGGCCACCGTCGACGAGTTGGTGGACGCCTGGCTGTGCGAGCACCCGCGCCCGGGCTACGAGCTGGTCGTGGCCCACACGCACGGGCACGGCGATCACGTTGCCGCCGACGCCCAGTTCGCCGACCGGCCCCGGACCACGGTGGTGGCCCGGGAACTGGAGGCGGTCCAGGAGTTCTTCGGCTTCACCTCCTGGCCGCGGGAGACCATCGACTTCGACCTCGGCGGCCGAGTCCTGGAGGTGATCGGTTCGCCGGGCCACCACCGGGCGGCCGTGACGATCCATGACCCGTGGACGGGCGTACTGCTCACCGGCGACACCGTCTACCCGGGCCGGCTCTACGCCTTCGACTTCGCGGAGTTCACCGCGACCCTTGAGCGACTGGTGGACTTCACGCAGACCCGGCCGGTGACTCACGTCCTGGGCTGCCACATCGAGCTCACCGCCCGTCCGGGCGTGGACTTCCCGCTCGGCGCGCGCTATCAACCGGACGAGCGTGAGCTGCAGATGACGGTGAATCAGCTGGTCGCGGTGCGGGACGCGGCACACGCGGTCGCCGACCGGCCCGGGGTGCACACCTTCGACGACTTCATCATCTTCAACGGGCCGTGCGCCGGTGCGCAGCTCCGTCTGGCGGCCCGCGGCCTGGTCCACAAGGCGCACCGCGCCCTCTCGGGGGCCTTCCGTCGGTGA
- a CDS encoding long-chain-fatty-acid--CoA ligase, which translates to MTELFALLARSVRSHADRTAVRQGGTTVTYAQLDDMTARFAALLRNHGVRAGDRVAVALPNVVHFPVVYYGVLRAGGVVVPMNPLLKSGEMAFVLRDCGARLLVASPSCSAEAEPAAARAGAECLVADPVTFAALLGSVPPMAGAAGNAADDTAVVLYTSGTTGTPKGAELTHRNLVSNALTTARTLLCLGPDDVLFGGLPLFHAFGQTCALNAAIASGACLSLLPRFRAADALETLRREEVTVFLGVPTMYSALLRNGVGQALPRLRLAVSGGASLPVELLHAAERELGVTVLEGYGLSETSPVACFNPPDRPRKPGSIGLPVLGVELRLVGTDGGVVGPGEVGELAIRGENVMKGYWNRPDDTAGAFRDGWFHSGDLARVDEDGYYFVVDRKKDLVIRGGYNVYPREIEEVLYRHPDVTEAAVLGVSDPVHGEEIAAAVVLRPGARATTDDVRDYVRERVAAYKYPRIVRFVDALPKGATGKILKRDILITPPKPPGA; encoded by the coding sequence ATGACCGAGCTGTTCGCACTCCTGGCCCGATCCGTCCGGTCCCACGCTGACCGGACGGCCGTGCGGCAGGGCGGGACCACTGTCACCTACGCACAACTCGACGACATGACGGCCAGGTTCGCGGCGTTGCTGCGGAACCACGGGGTGCGCGCGGGCGACCGCGTGGCGGTCGCCCTGCCCAACGTCGTCCACTTTCCCGTCGTGTACTACGGCGTGCTGCGCGCCGGCGGGGTCGTGGTCCCGATGAATCCGCTGCTGAAGTCGGGCGAGATGGCGTTCGTGCTCCGCGACTGCGGTGCCCGGCTCCTGGTGGCCTCGCCCTCCTGCTCCGCCGAGGCCGAACCGGCAGCGGCTCGGGCCGGAGCAGAGTGTCTGGTCGCGGACCCGGTGACGTTCGCAGCCCTGCTGGGCTCGGTCCCACCGATGGCCGGCGCGGCCGGCAACGCGGCCGACGACACCGCGGTGGTCCTGTACACATCCGGTACCACCGGAACTCCGAAGGGCGCGGAGCTCACGCACCGCAACCTGGTGAGCAACGCCCTTACCACGGCACGGACGCTGCTGTGCCTGGGCCCGGACGACGTCCTCTTCGGCGGGCTCCCGTTGTTCCACGCTTTCGGGCAGACCTGCGCCCTGAACGCCGCGATCGCGTCGGGGGCCTGCCTGTCCCTGCTGCCGCGGTTCCGCGCGGCAGATGCGCTGGAGACGCTGCGCCGGGAGGAGGTGACCGTCTTCCTGGGCGTGCCCACGATGTACAGCGCACTGCTCCGGAACGGAGTCGGTCAGGCCCTGCCGCGGTTGCGTCTGGCGGTCTCGGGGGGCGCGTCGCTGCCCGTCGAGCTGTTGCACGCCGCCGAGCGGGAACTGGGTGTCACCGTCCTGGAGGGCTACGGCCTCTCCGAGACGTCCCCTGTGGCCTGCTTCAATCCACCCGATCGCCCCCGCAAACCCGGCTCCATCGGTCTTCCCGTTCTTGGTGTCGAGCTCCGGCTCGTCGGGACCGACGGCGGGGTGGTCGGCCCCGGCGAGGTAGGAGAGCTGGCGATCCGGGGCGAGAACGTCATGAAGGGGTACTGGAACCGCCCGGACGACACCGCGGGCGCCTTCCGGGACGGGTGGTTCCACAGCGGCGATCTCGCCCGCGTCGACGAGGACGGCTACTACTTCGTCGTCGACCGCAAGAAGGACCTCGTCATCCGCGGCGGCTACAACGTCTACCCGCGTGAGATCGAGGAGGTGCTGTACCGGCACCCCGATGTCACCGAGGCCGCGGTCCTCGGTGTGTCCGATCCGGTGCACGGTGAGGAGATCGCCGCCGCGGTCGTTCTCCGGCCCGGCGCCCGCGCCACGACGGACGACGTGCGCGACTACGTACGGGAGCGGGTGGCGGCGTACAAGTACCCGCGGATCGTGAGGTTCGTCGACGCGCTGCCGAAGGGGGCAACCGGCAAGATCCTCAAGCGGGACATCCTGATCACTCCCCCGAAACCCCCGGGCGCCTGA
- a CDS encoding TauD/TfdA family dioxygenase, translating into MGPAVWRGPDLTRSRDWAQYLTPSRLDELDAAVRAVRTRGTPLLKVTAEHFPLPGLAEDLARAADELENGRGFVLVRGIPVEDYGPAALGVLLWGLGRHLGIPVSQNTTGHMLGRTGTAEDGREDLAAQAFHTDEADAVALLCLRKIRTALASSAAVHNAVRAHRPDLLDSLYRTHFLVREEPDPPQVPCRAVPLAHRDGERFSLRYDRRRLESAQHRADVPRLSPAEVELFDLIDAAAHSPDLRLDLDLAPGDLLLLNSHAVLHSLTAPAPVPARAPGPQALRLWLTPHRPRTLPRDFWGDAPSAAGGRGGVPPLDVITPQTPTTRKPHDRAVRTPGPIRPVPR; encoded by the coding sequence ATGGGTCCGGCCGTATGGCGCGGCCCGGATCTGACGCGCTCCCGCGACTGGGCCCAGTACCTCACGCCGTCCCGGCTCGACGAGCTGGATGCGGCCGTGCGGGCGGTGCGCACACGGGGAACCCCGCTCCTGAAGGTGACCGCCGAGCATTTCCCGCTGCCGGGCCTGGCCGAGGACCTGGCCCGCGCCGCGGATGAGCTGGAGAACGGCCGGGGCTTCGTACTCGTACGTGGCATCCCGGTGGAGGACTACGGCCCGGCGGCGCTCGGCGTCCTCCTCTGGGGCCTGGGCCGGCATCTCGGCATTCCGGTCTCGCAGAACACCACGGGGCACATGCTCGGCCGCACTGGCACCGCGGAGGACGGCCGGGAGGACCTCGCGGCGCAGGCATTCCACACCGACGAGGCCGACGCGGTCGCTCTGTTGTGTCTGCGTAAGATCCGTACGGCACTGGCCAGTTCGGCGGCGGTCCACAACGCGGTGCGGGCACACCGGCCCGACCTGCTCGACTCTCTGTACCGCACCCATTTCCTCGTCCGCGAGGAGCCGGATCCCCCTCAGGTCCCCTGCCGGGCCGTGCCCCTCGCCCACCGTGACGGGGAGAGATTCAGCCTGCGCTACGACCGTCGCCGTCTGGAGTCGGCGCAGCACCGGGCCGACGTGCCGCGCCTGTCCCCGGCCGAGGTGGAACTGTTCGACCTCATCGACGCCGCGGCCCACTCCCCGGACCTCCGGCTCGACCTGGACCTCGCCCCAGGGGACCTGCTGCTGCTCAACAGCCACGCGGTCCTGCACTCCCTCACGGCCCCCGCCCCCGTCCCCGCACGCGCACCGGGGCCTCAGGCACTCCGGCTGTGGCTGACACCGCATCGGCCCCGCACACTGCCGCGGGACTTCTGGGGCGATGCGCCCTCCGCTGCCGGCGGCCGCGGAGGGGTCCCGCCCCTGGACGTGATCACCCCGCAGACACCTACGACAAGGAAGCCGCATGACCGAGCTGTTCGCACTCCTGGCCCGATCCGTCCGGTCCCACGCTGA
- a CDS encoding AraC family transcriptional regulator: MKPLVRNAALSSYVELSQSLGVDPRALMKRVGLDPVGLAVQDRWISGVAVTELLELSASASRCEDFGLLLAERRRFSNLGPISLVLREEPDVRSALALLVRHERMYNELLRSRLTEANGIATVKLGLELGEVREARQAVELAMGTFVGFLRVFLGARWQPVSVCFTHGAPSEPAAHRRYFGPVVEFDREFNGIVLCTTELDTPNKMADPLLRGYARQYFESLAVTADATELDRVRELIEVLLPTGRCSIEQVAGSLGVDRRTVHRHLTASGETFSSLVNATRTQLAEQLVANPRRSLTEISGLLGFSAPSAFSRWFRDRFGTSAREWRACRAAEAPVPN; encoded by the coding sequence ATGAAACCATTGGTCCGCAATGCCGCCCTGAGCAGCTACGTAGAGCTCAGCCAGTCCCTCGGTGTCGACCCGCGCGCGCTCATGAAACGCGTGGGCCTCGATCCGGTCGGTCTCGCAGTCCAGGACCGGTGGATCTCCGGCGTCGCCGTCACCGAACTTCTCGAACTTTCCGCCTCGGCGTCCCGATGTGAGGATTTCGGCCTGCTCCTCGCCGAGCGCCGTCGCTTCTCGAACCTCGGGCCCATCAGCCTGGTGCTGCGCGAGGAGCCCGATGTGCGCAGCGCCCTCGCCCTCCTGGTGCGCCACGAGCGCATGTACAACGAACTGCTCCGCAGCCGGCTGACCGAGGCGAACGGGATCGCCACCGTGAAGCTGGGCCTGGAACTCGGCGAGGTGCGCGAGGCGCGACAGGCCGTCGAGCTGGCCATGGGGACCTTCGTCGGCTTTCTGCGGGTGTTCCTAGGCGCCCGCTGGCAGCCGGTGTCCGTGTGCTTCACGCACGGCGCACCCAGTGAGCCGGCGGCCCACCGTCGCTACTTCGGGCCCGTGGTGGAATTCGACCGGGAATTCAACGGAATCGTCCTCTGCACCACCGAACTCGACACCCCCAACAAAATGGCGGACCCCCTGCTGCGCGGCTATGCCCGCCAGTACTTCGAGTCCCTCGCGGTGACCGCGGACGCCACCGAGCTGGACCGGGTGCGGGAGCTGATCGAGGTCCTGCTGCCGACCGGGCGCTGTTCGATCGAGCAGGTCGCGGGCAGTCTCGGCGTCGACCGCAGGACCGTTCACCGGCATCTGACCGCATCCGGCGAGACGTTCTCCTCGCTCGTCAACGCCACACGCACCCAGCTCGCCGAGCAGCTGGTGGCGAACCCGCGCCGCTCCCTGACGGAGATCTCCGGCCTGCTCGGCTTCTCGGCCCCCAGTGCCTTCTCCCGATGGTTCCGCGACCGGTTCGGCACCAGTGCGCGCGAGTGGCGCGCCTGCCGGGCGGCCGAGGCGCCTGTCCCCAACTGA
- a CDS encoding 3-keto-5-aminohexanoate cleavage protein, with protein sequence MHFLDDSLLPENQEKLVIQAAPYGPEWLPGDADDLPLTMDEHVQAAVDCYNAGATVLHIHARELDGHGSKRMSMFNELLGRLREAVPDMVLQIGGSISFAPEDEGADAKWLSYDTRHLLAELTPRPDQVTIAINTSQMNIVEIMSEEDLAGTSIAKPDYYQAYREMVVEAGPDFYLEHLKRLHANDIQPHFQLATLAQLETVERLIRSGVYTGPLVLNYVAIGGGFAGRHPADLIEFVRRVPDGAVLTIESSMRAVAPMNAVAIALGVHVRVGNEDNLWARKGEPMSSVRQVEQMVRIADALGRDIASGAEAKKIYHLGEYYEDSDQTLARLGMVPNRRPGQRGFMLRETAR encoded by the coding sequence ATGCACTTCCTCGATGACTCCCTGCTGCCCGAGAACCAGGAGAAGCTGGTCATCCAGGCCGCTCCCTACGGCCCGGAGTGGCTGCCCGGTGACGCCGACGACCTCCCCCTGACCATGGACGAGCACGTGCAGGCGGCGGTCGACTGCTACAACGCCGGAGCCACCGTGCTCCACATCCACGCACGTGAACTGGACGGCCACGGCTCCAAGCGCATGTCCATGTTCAACGAACTGCTCGGGCGGCTGCGCGAGGCCGTACCGGACATGGTCCTCCAGATCGGGGGTTCCATCTCGTTCGCCCCCGAGGACGAGGGCGCCGACGCGAAGTGGCTGAGCTACGACACGCGCCACCTGCTCGCCGAGCTCACCCCGCGCCCCGACCAGGTGACGATCGCCATCAACACCAGCCAGATGAACATCGTCGAGATCATGTCGGAGGAAGACCTGGCCGGCACCTCCATCGCCAAGCCCGACTACTACCAGGCCTACCGCGAGATGGTCGTCGAGGCGGGACCCGACTTCTACCTCGAACACCTGAAGCGCCTGCACGCGAACGACATCCAGCCGCACTTCCAGCTCGCCACCCTGGCACAGCTGGAGACCGTCGAGCGGCTGATCCGCAGCGGTGTGTACACCGGCCCGCTGGTCCTCAACTACGTAGCGATCGGCGGCGGGTTCGCCGGGCGCCACCCCGCCGACCTGATCGAGTTCGTCCGCCGCGTCCCCGACGGCGCGGTCCTCACGATCGAGTCCTCGATGCGCGCGGTCGCCCCGATGAACGCCGTTGCCATCGCCCTCGGGGTGCACGTCCGCGTGGGCAACGAGGACAACCTGTGGGCCCGCAAGGGCGAGCCCATGAGCTCCGTGCGGCAGGTAGAGCAGATGGTACGGATCGCCGACGCCCTCGGCCGCGACATCGCGAGCGGCGCGGAGGCCAAGAAGATCTACCACCTGGGCGAGTACTACGAGGACAGCGACCAGACCCTGGCCCGGCTCGGCATGGTGCCCAACCGGCGTCCCGGACAGCGTGGCTTCATGCTCCGCGAAACCGCCCGCTGA
- a CDS encoding quinone oxidoreductase family protein encodes MAHAIRFHETGGPDVLRQERVTVGDPGPGEVRVRHEAVGLNFADTYFRTGLYPAPLPAGLGVEAAGVVEAVGGGVTHVTEGDRVTYTGSPLGAYSTERIMPADSLIRLPDGIDCETAAAMTMRGLTAAYLLRRIHPLKPGDTILLHAAAGGVGLIVSQWAKLLGLTVIGTVSTEEKAELARAHGCDHTILYRREDVAERVRELTDGVGVPLVLDSIGKDTVAASMAALRPRGLLVCFGTASGVPPLDAMQLAIHGSLFVTRPALADYIADPAERDVLAGELFGHVAAGRIRIRINQRYVLGDAVAAHRALESGRTTGSSVLIP; translated from the coding sequence GTGGCACACGCCATCCGCTTCCACGAGACCGGCGGCCCCGACGTCCTGCGCCAGGAGCGCGTCACCGTCGGCGATCCGGGCCCCGGCGAGGTCCGCGTCCGGCACGAGGCCGTCGGACTCAACTTCGCCGACACCTACTTCCGCACCGGCCTGTACCCGGCCCCGCTGCCCGCGGGCCTCGGAGTCGAGGCAGCCGGTGTCGTCGAGGCCGTCGGCGGGGGAGTCACCCACGTCACCGAGGGCGACCGCGTCACGTACACCGGCAGCCCGCTCGGCGCGTACAGCACCGAACGGATCATGCCCGCCGACTCGCTCATCCGGCTGCCGGACGGCATCGACTGCGAGACCGCGGCCGCGATGACGATGCGTGGCCTCACCGCCGCGTATCTGCTGCGCCGGATCCATCCGCTGAAGCCCGGTGACACGATCCTGCTGCACGCCGCCGCGGGCGGCGTCGGCCTGATCGTCAGCCAGTGGGCGAAGCTGCTCGGCCTCACCGTGATCGGCACGGTCTCCACCGAGGAGAAGGCCGAACTCGCCCGGGCCCACGGCTGCGACCACACCATCCTGTACCGCCGTGAGGACGTCGCCGAGCGGGTGCGGGAGCTGACCGACGGGGTCGGTGTCCCCCTGGTCCTGGACAGCATCGGCAAGGACACCGTCGCCGCGTCCATGGCCGCGCTGCGCCCCCGCGGCCTGCTGGTCTGCTTCGGCACGGCGTCCGGCGTGCCGCCGCTGGACGCGATGCAACTCGCCATCCACGGATCGCTGTTCGTGACCCGCCCCGCGCTGGCCGACTACATCGCCGACCCTGCGGAGCGCGACGTGCTGGCCGGCGAGCTGTTCGGCCACGTCGCCGCCGGACGGATCCGGATCCGTATCAACCAGCGCTACGTGCTCGGCGACGCCGTGGCCGCGCACCGCGCACTGGAATCGGGCCGCACCACGGGTTCGTCCGTGCTCATTCCCTGA
- a CDS encoding TauD/TfdA dioxygenase family protein, with amino-acid sequence MTHTSARTRIHAEPLTCTLGAELHGVQLGDAARDDALFAEIKQLLLRHKVLFLRDQDMTRAEHVAFASRLGPLEDHPVLGSDPDHPGLVRIYKDLDSKPEHYENALHCDATWREHPPMGAVLRCVETPEVGGDTIWVDMAEAYRRLPDHIRAQIADLRARHSIEASFGAVMTTDQRHRLKARYPDPEHPVVRTHPETGEKILFVNAFTTHLVNHHTPQNVRFGQDHAPGASLLLNYLISQAAIPEYQVRWRWTPNSVAIWDNRSTQHYAVQDYWPAVRRMERAGVAGDRPC; translated from the coding sequence ATGACGCACACCTCCGCCCGAACCCGCATCCACGCCGAACCGCTGACCTGCACCCTCGGAGCCGAGCTGCACGGTGTCCAACTCGGCGACGCCGCCCGGGACGACGCCCTCTTCGCCGAGATCAAACAACTCCTGCTCCGGCACAAGGTGCTGTTCCTGCGCGACCAGGACATGACCCGCGCCGAGCACGTCGCGTTCGCCTCCCGCCTCGGCCCGCTGGAGGACCACCCGGTTCTGGGCAGCGACCCCGACCATCCCGGCCTCGTTCGCATCTACAAGGACCTGGACAGCAAGCCGGAACACTACGAGAACGCCCTGCACTGCGACGCGACCTGGCGCGAGCACCCTCCCATGGGCGCGGTACTGCGCTGCGTCGAGACGCCCGAGGTGGGCGGCGACACGATCTGGGTCGACATGGCAGAGGCCTACCGCAGGCTCCCCGACCACATCCGCGCGCAGATCGCGGACCTGCGCGCCCGGCACAGCATCGAGGCGAGCTTCGGCGCGGTCATGACGACGGACCAGCGCCACCGGCTCAAGGCCCGATACCCGGACCCCGAGCACCCGGTGGTCCGCACCCACCCGGAGACCGGGGAGAAGATCCTGTTCGTCAACGCCTTCACCACCCACCTCGTCAACCACCACACCCCGCAGAACGTGCGGTTCGGCCAGGACCACGCCCCCGGCGCGAGCCTCCTGCTGAACTACCTGATCAGCCAGGCGGCGATCCCCGAGTACCAGGTGCGCTGGCGCTGGACGCCGAACAGCGTGGCCATCTGGGACAACCGCTCCACCCAGCACTACGCCGTCCAGGACTACTGGCCGGCCGTCCGCAGGATGGAACGAGCCGGCGTCGCCGGTGACCGGCCCTGCTGA
- a CDS encoding MFS transporter yields the protein MNRNRGYAWLVFALSFGLLLSDYMSRQVLNAVFPLLKAEWVLSDAQLGSLSGIVALMVGLLTFPLSLLADRWGRVRSLVLAAGVWSLATLGCAFAASYGQMFLGRFMVGVGEAAYGSVGIAVVLSVFPVGLRATLSGAFIAGGAFGSVLGVSIGGVVAQHLGWRWTFGVMGLFGLVLAAVYGVVVTERKLASAGVGPSTAPGARDPVRKLLPRLFSSVSVLCAYVGSGLQMFLAMALMAWMPSYLDRYYGLPPDKAGLAAGVFALITGIGMVGGGLVCDRLGRRNRHLKWTVAVFCSVGSLVLLTGGFQLPPSAAQLLLIGAGTLLSNATAGPAAAMVMSLTPAAVAATALATLTLANSLLGLAPGPAVTGMLADRMGLHAALQVIPLVSVVAGLAFALGRRHYDKGLVPITAEAVALRKTELQT from the coding sequence ATGAACCGGAACCGCGGTTACGCGTGGCTGGTGTTCGCCCTCAGCTTCGGGCTGCTTCTGTCCGACTACATGTCACGGCAGGTCCTGAACGCCGTGTTCCCTCTGCTGAAGGCCGAATGGGTGCTCTCCGACGCCCAGTTGGGCTCCCTGAGCGGCATCGTCGCCCTGATGGTCGGCCTGCTGACCTTCCCGCTGTCGCTGCTGGCGGACCGCTGGGGCCGGGTCAGGAGCCTGGTCCTGGCCGCGGGGGTGTGGAGCCTGGCGACCCTGGGCTGCGCCTTCGCCGCGAGCTACGGTCAGATGTTCCTGGGCCGCTTCATGGTCGGCGTGGGCGAGGCGGCGTACGGGAGCGTCGGCATCGCGGTGGTGCTGAGCGTGTTCCCGGTGGGCCTGCGGGCCACGCTCTCCGGGGCGTTCATCGCGGGCGGCGCCTTCGGATCCGTACTCGGAGTGTCGATCGGCGGGGTGGTCGCCCAACACCTCGGATGGCGCTGGACATTCGGCGTCATGGGCCTGTTCGGCCTGGTCCTGGCCGCGGTGTACGGCGTCGTCGTGACCGAGCGGAAACTGGCATCCGCCGGCGTCGGCCCCAGCACCGCACCGGGTGCGCGGGACCCGGTGCGCAAGCTGCTGCCGCGGCTGTTCTCCTCCGTCTCCGTGCTGTGCGCCTACGTGGGCAGCGGGCTGCAGATGTTCCTCGCGATGGCGCTGATGGCCTGGATGCCCAGCTACCTCGACCGCTACTACGGCCTGCCACCCGACAAGGCCGGGCTCGCCGCGGGGGTCTTCGCGCTCATCACCGGGATCGGCATGGTGGGCGGCGGCCTGGTCTGCGACCGGCTCGGCCGCAGGAACCGGCACCTGAAGTGGACCGTCGCCGTCTTCTGCAGCGTCGGGTCACTGGTCCTGCTCACGGGAGGATTCCAGCTCCCGCCCAGTGCGGCGCAACTCCTCCTCATCGGTGCGGGAACGCTGTTGTCCAACGCCACCGCGGGACCGGCGGCCGCCATGGTGATGAGCCTGACCCCCGCCGCCGTCGCGGCGACGGCCCTGGCCACGCTCACCCTCGCCAACAGTCTGCTGGGCCTGGCACCGGGCCCGGCGGTGACCGGCATGCTCGCCGACCGCATGGGCCTGCACGCCGCACTCCAGGTGATCCCGCTCGTCTCGGTCGTGGCGGGCCTGGCCTTCGCCCTCGGCAGACGTCACTACGACAAGGGCCTCGTCCCGATCACGGCCGAGGCCGTGGCCCTCAGGAAAACGGAGCTCCAGACATGA
- a CDS encoding RBBP9/YdeN family alpha/beta hydrolase: MNPAPAPTVVIVPGLRDHVSGHWQTALAARLPGAVTVPPLTEARLSRDAQVATLDGVLSGIAGPVVLVAHSAGVLTTVHWAARHHRQVRFALLATPPDFDTPLPDGHPGPETLRENGWLPTPRTPLPFPSMVAASTNDPLARFERVAELARAWGSRLVDLGPVGHLNPVSGYEDWPQAMDFLDAVGCRTASEPEASA, encoded by the coding sequence ATGAACCCCGCCCCCGCGCCCACGGTCGTGATCGTGCCCGGCCTGCGCGACCACGTCTCCGGTCACTGGCAGACGGCACTCGCCGCCCGGCTCCCCGGCGCCGTGACCGTGCCGCCCCTGACAGAGGCCAGGCTCAGCCGCGACGCGCAGGTCGCCACACTCGACGGCGTACTGTCCGGCATCGCCGGACCGGTGGTGCTCGTCGCGCACAGCGCCGGAGTGCTCACCACCGTCCACTGGGCGGCCCGGCACCACCGGCAGGTGCGATTCGCGCTGCTCGCCACTCCACCGGACTTCGACACCCCACTGCCCGACGGCCATCCCGGACCGGAGACCCTGCGCGAGAACGGCTGGCTCCCGACACCCCGGACCCCGCTGCCGTTCCCCAGCATGGTCGCGGCGAGCACGAACGACCCCCTGGCCCGCTTCGAGCGGGTCGCCGAACTGGCCCGCGCCTGGGGCAGCCGGCTGGTCGACCTCGGCCCGGTCGGACACCTCAACCCCGTATCCGGCTATGAGGACTGGCCGCAGGCGATGGACTTCCTCGACGCCGTCGGCTGCCGTACGGCTTCGGAACCCGAGGCGTCGGCATGA